A window of the bacterium genome harbors these coding sequences:
- a CDS encoding DUF2149 domain-containing protein, with product MRNNRPYRRLLDADSDPLEGMANLFDLAMIFAVALMVAMVTFFKVPELLRQEEFTMIKNAGKENMEIIVKKGKQITSYKGSQESGEGKGRKIGIAYELEDGQIIYVPE from the coding sequence ATGCGCAATAATCGTCCTTATCGCCGTCTGTTGGATGCGGATAGCGATCCTTTGGAAGGTATGGCCAATTTGTTTGATCTGGCTATGATTTTCGCAGTAGCTCTGATGGTGGCAATGGTTACTTTTTTCAAAGTGCCGGAGCTGCTCAGGCAGGAAGAATTTACTATGATAAAAAATGCCGGTAAGGAAAATATGGAAATTATTGTGAAAAAAGGGAAACAGATCACATCGTATAAGGGTAGTCAGGAAAGCGGAGAAGGGAAAGGGCGCAAGATTGGCATCGCTTATGAACTGGAAGACGGGCAGATTATTTATGTGCCGGAATAA
- a CDS encoding MotA/TolQ/ExbB proton channel family protein: protein MLVLTNVLYWISTALLIPVIVTLIAIFVMTLILLGGFYGSYTKRLHLKKKKQTLLKQLMNHEKTEDMSADIQQYRFFYFVEQCRIKKWQSIISDKLLADYELENHKQLEKARTMMRLGPMLGLMGTLIPMGPALVGLASGDIESMAVNMQVAFSTTVVGVFVGAIGFVIQLIRHRWNTEDLNDLQFVMEVNKSRSEADAQ from the coding sequence ATGTTAGTACTGACGAATGTTTTATATTGGATATCAACGGCATTGTTAATACCGGTGATTGTGACTTTGATTGCGATATTTGTCATGACCTTAATCCTGTTGGGCGGATTTTATGGCAGTTATACCAAAAGGTTGCATTTAAAGAAAAAAAAGCAGACTCTTTTAAAGCAATTAATGAATCATGAAAAGACTGAGGATATGTCAGCAGATATACAGCAATATCGATTTTTCTATTTTGTAGAGCAATGCAGAATAAAAAAGTGGCAATCAATTATTTCAGACAAGCTGCTGGCGGATTATGAGCTGGAAAATCATAAACAGCTTGAAAAAGCCAGGACCATGATGCGTCTTGGTCCCATGCTGGGACTTATGGGGACCCTCATACCCATGGGACCGGCGCTGGTGGGGCTGGCTTCAGGTGATATTGAGTCAATGGCAGTTAATATGCAGGTTGCTTTTTCAACAACAGTCGTCGGGGTTTTTGTGGGCGCTATCGGTTTTGTAATCCAGCTTATCCGGCATCGCTGGAATACGGAAGATTTGAATGATTTACAATTTGTGATGGAAGTAAATAAAAGCCGGAGTGAAGCAGATGCGCAATAA
- a CDS encoding flavodoxin encodes MIKAIIVFGSTTGNTEKMSEAVATGLKAAEFEVVRKNVADFSPETLKDYELIVLGCSTWGDGELQDDFIQFEEGLRNLNLAGKKAAVFGPGDSMYAQYCKAVDILTETLKAGGAEIVTDNLKIDGEISEDVLDEAKDWGVKMAGAFEENQS; translated from the coding sequence ATGATAAAAGCAATTATTGTATTTGGAAGTACAACAGGAAATACCGAGAAGATGTCCGAGGCCGTGGCAACGGGTTTGAAAGCAGCGGAGTTTGAGGTGGTTCGGAAGAATGTCGCGGATTTTTCCCCGGAGACTTTGAAAGACTACGAGCTAATTGTACTGGGCTGTTCGACCTGGGGTGACGGGGAACTGCAGGATGATTTTATTCAGTTCGAAGAAGGCCTGCGGAATCTGAACCTGGCCGGCAAAAAGGCTGCGGTTTTTGGACCGGGTGACAGTATGTATGCTCAATATTGCAAGGCCGTGGATATTTTGACTGAAACCCTCAAGGCCGGCGGCGCGGAAATCGTTACGGACAATCTGAAAATCGACGGTGAAATTAGTGAAGATGTTTTGGATGAAGCCAAAGACTGGGGTGTGAAAATGGCCGGAGCTTTTGAAGAAAATCAAAGTTAA
- a CDS encoding DUF3793 family protein, whose translation MFSHRHIKKYHSHCCSGHADYLIGLLQKKLAVLLFKLKPACLLGLSHFENYDNISQCFLWTHYRCQVTKSLGLAYKEMGTKKNAQHILFYRPEHLQQVLEKENVCRFLSAQGYAACQTLEDYIDILAMRFKSRSVPHEIGLFLGFPLHDVEMFMEGKQRPLFPKGRWLVYKHPEKAIRTMELQKKAEMVMEKLIGNKKDPDLYMEKIAGYFIKQQMQIQTIGG comes from the coding sequence ATGTTTAGTCATCGCCATATCAAAAAATATCACAGTCACTGTTGCTCCGGGCATGCTGACTATTTAATTGGTCTTTTACAGAAGAAACTGGCGGTACTTTTGTTCAAGCTGAAACCGGCATGCCTGCTGGGATTAAGTCATTTTGAGAACTACGACAATATCAGCCAATGTTTTTTATGGACGCACTATAGATGTCAGGTAACGAAATCATTGGGATTGGCCTATAAAGAAATGGGGACCAAGAAAAACGCTCAGCATATTCTTTTTTACCGGCCGGAGCACTTACAACAAGTACTGGAAAAAGAAAATGTATGCCGGTTTTTAAGTGCGCAGGGTTATGCTGCCTGTCAAACACTCGAAGATTATATTGATATATTGGCAATGCGATTTAAATCCAGATCAGTTCCGCATGAAATCGGATTGTTTCTGGGGTTTCCTTTGCATGATGTGGAAATGTTTATGGAAGGTAAGCAGAGACCGCTTTTTCCAAAAGGCCGCTGGCTGGTTTATAAACATCCTGAAAAAGCCATAAGAACCATGGAACTTCAGAAAAAAGCGGAAATGGTTATGGAGAAGTTAATAGGAAATAAAAAAGATCCGGATTTGTATATGGAAAAAATAGCCGGTTATTTTATAAAGCAGCAAATGCAAATTCAAACCATAGGAGGATAG
- a CDS encoding tetratricopeptide repeat protein — MLKVKISMGMTAVIILLSGPVYAGEPVVSSEEAKLLSQVAEVSKKDLTKAARVLEAKIKAESSAALNFALGNVRFQLNEYKKAEKAYRGALKKMENFNRARANLARVLVQQDRVDEAIDELKHLLLEGAPKPSTLTLLGYTYLLKEDAVAAESSYRQAIMYNPKDVNAVLGLVKALFEQERYQESIKLLERVIKDYPFRGELWALLANGRMSLGNTAGAVSALESARRLKVISKEGLSTLGDLFLNQNQPKQALIVYKQAFSEKTVDSNRLLRAIDGFLMVKEITYVNELIKKAQQLNAANKLTARQANKLYLQLAGKADLEGDKTKALSAYKRVLKKDPLNGKALLAMGDLYYDEKTYEQAAIAYERAGRIQLYKVDALIRLAQLSVARTRYEKAQQYLEAAQLLKPQKHIGNYLEQVKRLVR; from the coding sequence ATGTTAAAAGTTAAGATTAGTATGGGGATGACAGCGGTAATTATTCTGCTTTCAGGACCGGTTTATGCAGGAGAACCGGTTGTTTCATCGGAAGAAGCCAAGCTGCTTTCACAGGTAGCGGAAGTGTCCAAAAAAGATTTGACCAAAGCAGCCCGGGTACTGGAAGCAAAAATTAAAGCTGAATCAAGTGCTGCCTTGAATTTTGCTTTGGGCAATGTTCGATTCCAGTTGAATGAGTATAAAAAAGCGGAAAAAGCTTATCGTGGTGCGCTGAAAAAAATGGAGAATTTTAACAGAGCCCGTGCCAATTTGGCCAGAGTGCTGGTGCAGCAAGACAGAGTTGATGAAGCGATTGACGAATTAAAGCATCTATTGTTGGAAGGTGCGCCCAAACCATCAACCCTGACATTGCTGGGATACACTTATTTGTTGAAAGAAGATGCAGTTGCTGCGGAATCTTCATATCGCCAGGCTATTATGTATAATCCTAAGGATGTGAATGCTGTGTTGGGATTGGTAAAAGCTTTATTTGAACAGGAACGTTATCAGGAATCAATTAAATTGTTGGAAAGAGTTATAAAAGATTATCCTTTTCGCGGGGAATTGTGGGCATTGCTCGCCAATGGACGCATGTCATTGGGAAACACAGCCGGCGCTGTCAGTGCTCTGGAAAGCGCCAGACGTTTAAAGGTGATTTCAAAAGAAGGTTTAAGCACTTTAGGTGATCTGTTTTTGAATCAAAATCAACCGAAACAGGCATTAATAGTTTATAAACAGGCTTTTTCTGAAAAAACAGTTGATAGTAATCGTTTACTCCGGGCCATTGACGGGTTTTTAATGGTAAAGGAGATTACTTATGTAAACGAATTAATTAAAAAGGCCCAACAATTAAATGCTGCAAATAAACTGACGGCCAGGCAGGCGAATAAACTGTATTTGCAATTAGCCGGAAAAGCGGATTTGGAAGGTGATAAAACCAAAGCATTAAGCGCTTATAAACGAGTGCTGAAAAAAGATCCGCTTAATGGCAAAGCCTTACTGGCTATGGGAGATTTGTATTATGATGAAAAAACGTATGAACAGGCTGCCATTGCCTATGAGCGCGCCGGCAGGATACAACTCTATAAGGTTGATGCCCTTATCCGGCTGGCCCAATTGTCTGTGGCGCGAACACGGTATGAAAAAGCGCAGCAGTATTTGGAAGCGGCCCAATTATTAAAACCGCAAAAACATATAGGCAATTATTTGGAACAGGTAAAACGCCTGGTTCGATAG
- a CDS encoding energy transducer TonB, with product MSKVRIYQIDIGPVWSRQVVIFSLLITLTIFLGLPLIESMAKKTKALVVRQVESVEMQKVPPRIPLLIEKKKEHPKPRLNPVRRQLSMMKMNVVLGLQPGVGDFGLNFNLSNVLNADELVFDIAEVDQAPKVVYQVAPVYPLAARNKGIEGKVVIKFIVHADGSVSSIKIQSAAPANLFEQSAINAVKKWRFKPGRRNNNPVATSVELPLEFKLER from the coding sequence ATGAGTAAAGTCCGAATATACCAAATCGATATTGGTCCGGTCTGGAGCCGGCAGGTGGTTATATTTAGTTTGCTTATTACGCTGACGATATTTCTTGGTTTGCCATTAATCGAGTCAATGGCAAAAAAAACAAAAGCCCTGGTTGTCAGGCAGGTGGAGAGCGTTGAAATGCAAAAAGTTCCGCCCCGTATACCGTTGCTGATTGAAAAGAAAAAAGAACATCCCAAACCGAGACTAAATCCTGTGAGGCGGCAATTATCAATGATGAAGATGAATGTAGTGCTTGGTCTGCAACCCGGAGTGGGTGATTTTGGATTGAATTTCAATTTAAGTAATGTGTTAAACGCGGATGAATTAGTGTTTGACATTGCAGAAGTAGATCAGGCGCCCAAGGTTGTTTATCAGGTAGCGCCGGTATATCCTTTGGCAGCCAGAAATAAAGGTATAGAAGGCAAAGTAGTTATTAAATTTATTGTTCACGCTGACGGTTCGGTAAGCAGCATTAAGATTCAATCAGCCGCACCGGCCAACTTATTTGAACAATCGGCAATCAATGCTGTTAAAAAATGGCGTTTTAAACCGGGCAGACGCAATAACAACCCGGTTGCTACCAGTGTCGAATTGCCTTTGGAATTTAAACTGGAGAGGTAA
- a CDS encoding biopolymer transporter ExbD: MNRRQYLKSDDKVDINISPLIDMMFLLLIFFIVTTAFVEEIGLEIQKPKAASAQTLEKQSIMIGVATNGSIIYGGKEIGLRGVRSLVSRMLKEQDRPVIIMADESSKSGVVVDVIDECKLGGAKIVSIATEAR; this comes from the coding sequence ATGAATCGGCGGCAATATTTAAAATCAGATGACAAGGTTGACATTAATATATCTCCCTTAATTGATATGATGTTTTTATTGCTCATATTTTTTATAGTTACCACAGCCTTTGTAGAAGAAATAGGGCTGGAAATACAAAAACCCAAAGCTGCCAGCGCGCAAACACTGGAAAAACAAAGCATTATGATCGGTGTTGCAACCAATGGAAGTATTATTTACGGAGGCAAAGAAATCGGACTGCGCGGAGTTCGCAGTTTGGTTTCGAGAATGCTCAAAGAACAGGATCGGCCGGTTATTATTATGGCGGATGAAAGCAGTAAAAGTGGCGTGGTGGTGGATGTTATTGATGAATGCAAATTAGGCGGTGCAAAAATAGTAAGTATCGCTACGGAGGCCCGATGA
- a CDS encoding MotA/TolQ/ExbB proton channel family protein: MINLLSDSIGYWIKGGWLLIPIALVCYLIWYYFIQLNQSLKRKLDMPEIVQHEIEEELSLRKKWGALKKVSAGQAYYFWKIIVYAIEKIEQGCKPENVFEEVWQKEVTPYNRTLVILQALVAAAPLLGLLGTVLGMIGTFDAIAEHSRETTELMASGVSQAMITTQFGLIVAIPGLFGINVLKKRMEQLQHHLLALQIHVSLALKRS; the protein is encoded by the coding sequence ATGATAAATTTATTATCTGACAGTATTGGTTACTGGATAAAAGGCGGATGGCTTTTGATTCCCATAGCATTGGTTTGTTATCTCATTTGGTATTATTTTATTCAATTGAATCAATCATTAAAACGCAAACTTGATATGCCGGAAATTGTTCAGCATGAAATCGAAGAAGAATTGTCCTTGCGAAAGAAATGGGGAGCACTGAAAAAAGTTTCGGCCGGTCAGGCATACTATTTCTGGAAAATTATAGTCTATGCCATTGAAAAAATTGAACAGGGCTGCAAACCGGAAAATGTATTTGAAGAAGTATGGCAAAAAGAAGTAACACCCTATAACCGAACATTGGTTATTCTTCAGGCCCTGGTTGCTGCGGCTCCCTTGTTGGGACTTTTGGGAACAGTGTTGGGTATGATCGGGACTTTTGATGCAATTGCCGAACATTCCAGAGAAACCACGGAATTAATGGCATCCGGTGTCAGTCAGGCCATGATTACCACTCAATTTGGTTTAATTGTAGCCATACCGGGATTATTTGGGATAAATGTATTAAAAAAGCGAATGGAGCAATTGCAGCATCATCTTTTGGCATTGCAAATACATGTTTCCCTGGCTTTGAAAAGGAGCTGA
- a CDS encoding MotA/TolQ/ExbB proton channel family protein: MKRILLLILISLITLTGQVHAEQSIEKTVLEVKEEIALENQKLADIREKNSAGRVVMSQKLETLEQALLPLRQKKEMLKDVLWMKEAGYEQLKDQTGLLKEEIHFAVALLNEYRKDTMVRMSGSEVKHYAGEFAKIDRFLNLDTPEAVLEAVQPVLEFTARKNRQQLGGYIYKGEALDESGYLHKGNIVQAGPIEYFVDDKQKVAGLLGIKLGSSTLAMVYNIAPDIISSLLKGNEKNIPLDFTLGEALKVKKYKKTWFGHIQAGGITMIPILGLGLLCLVTAVWKFRSLMKLEVNADPVICKVLSLLHNKKIAAAKTEAEKVGAPIGTVLLEGIHHHKASQEHIEEIMHEQIMSQIPYLEKNLSILSVAAAAAPLLGLLGTVTGMIHTFDMVAIFGTGKVNLLSGGISEALVTTEFGLVIAIPALLVHAYLARRVKTIVHTLEQTSISFINGLHRKGTGSLSN; encoded by the coding sequence GTGAAAAGAATACTGCTGTTAATTTTAATAAGCCTGATCACATTAACCGGGCAGGTTCATGCAGAGCAATCCATTGAAAAGACGGTTCTGGAAGTCAAAGAGGAAATTGCTCTTGAGAATCAAAAACTGGCGGATATTCGCGAAAAAAACAGCGCCGGACGTGTGGTGATGAGCCAAAAGCTGGAAACACTTGAACAGGCATTGCTTCCTTTGCGGCAAAAAAAAGAAATGTTAAAAGATGTTCTCTGGATGAAAGAAGCCGGTTATGAACAATTGAAAGATCAGACAGGGTTATTAAAAGAAGAAATACATTTCGCAGTTGCTTTGCTTAATGAATACCGGAAAGATACCATGGTGCGAATGAGTGGCAGTGAAGTTAAGCATTATGCCGGTGAGTTCGCTAAAATAGATCGTTTTTTAAATTTGGACACTCCGGAAGCGGTCCTGGAAGCTGTTCAGCCGGTACTGGAATTTACAGCTCGAAAAAACAGACAGCAATTAGGCGGTTATATCTATAAAGGTGAAGCATTGGATGAATCAGGTTATCTGCACAAAGGAAATATAGTTCAGGCAGGACCTATAGAATATTTTGTGGATGATAAGCAAAAAGTTGCAGGACTTTTGGGTATTAAATTAGGCAGCAGTACGTTGGCGATGGTTTATAACATAGCGCCTGATATTATTTCATCCTTACTAAAGGGAAATGAAAAAAATATACCTCTTGATTTCACGCTGGGCGAAGCCTTGAAAGTTAAAAAGTATAAAAAAACCTGGTTTGGGCATATACAAGCCGGAGGTATAACCATGATACCCATTCTGGGTTTGGGATTACTCTGTCTGGTTACAGCTGTCTGGAAATTTAGGTCATTGATGAAACTGGAAGTTAATGCGGATCCTGTAATATGTAAGGTATTAAGTTTGCTGCATAATAAAAAAATTGCAGCAGCAAAAACTGAAGCGGAAAAAGTCGGCGCACCAATAGGAACAGTGCTTTTAGAAGGGATTCATCATCACAAAGCATCCCAGGAACATATTGAGGAAATTATGCATGAGCAGATTATGAGTCAGATTCCTTATCTTGAGAAAAATTTATCCATTCTGTCGGTGGCGGCGGCAGCAGCGCCGCTATTGGGATTACTCGGTACAGTTACCGGCATGATCCATACCTTTGATATGGTCGCAATATTTGGAACCGGAAAAGTAAATCTGCTTTCCGGCGGTATCAGTGAAGCATTGGTGACAACTGAATTCGGATTGGTGATCGCAATTCCGGCTTTGTTGGTGCATGCCTATTTGGCAAGAAGAGTAAAAACCATTGTCCATACGCTGGAACAAACATCAATAAGCTTTATTAATGGACTACACCGGAAAGGTACCGGGAGCTTGAGCAATTAG
- a CDS encoding DUF3450 domain-containing protein — translation MRPLLYAEENKSHGCEKMVAAHKSARHELHHPIADTMTLDKLVRQLTEIQQQVEAEKLAGQEEQSRLERIHALLVKEKALLRKEVRAMEQDKHSNRIKRIKWQAQQERYHRALAGSQVHLKQAEEELLKWQTKLPSSLKKEMEKMFGQLKAAGKRSISQRLQTIIGVYSKIELYQKSINTAKEVLLGDDGKERECDVIYLGLAQGYCVSTDNRQAGIGRPGINGWQWEWRCELAGKIRKSIEYNNHSQIADFVHLPVKFERDVP, via the coding sequence GTGAGACCATTGCTATATGCGGAAGAAAATAAAAGCCATGGCTGTGAAAAAATGGTGGCAGCGCATAAAAGCGCGCGTCACGAGCTGCATCATCCAATAGCGGATACAATGACTTTGGACAAGCTGGTTCGCCAGTTGACGGAAATCCAGCAGCAGGTTGAAGCTGAAAAACTAGCCGGCCAGGAAGAACAGTCGCGGCTTGAGCGCATACATGCATTGCTGGTAAAAGAGAAAGCTCTTTTGAGAAAAGAAGTGCGCGCTATGGAACAGGATAAACACAGCAATCGTATCAAACGGATTAAATGGCAGGCGCAGCAGGAACGCTATCATCGGGCATTGGCCGGCAGTCAGGTTCATCTTAAACAGGCGGAAGAAGAGTTGCTTAAATGGCAAACAAAATTACCATCTTCATTAAAAAAAGAAATGGAAAAAATGTTTGGTCAATTAAAAGCAGCAGGGAAAAGAAGTATTTCGCAGCGGCTGCAAACCATCATAGGTGTATATTCCAAAATTGAACTGTATCAAAAAAGTATTAATACAGCGAAAGAAGTACTGCTGGGGGATGATGGAAAAGAGCGGGAATGCGATGTGATTTATTTAGGTCTGGCCCAGGGGTATTGTGTATCTACGGATAACCGGCAAGCCGGTATTGGACGTCCCGGTATAAACGGGTGGCAATGGGAATGGCGCTGCGAATTGGCGGGAAAAATTCGCAAAAGCATTGAATACAATAATCATAGTCAGATTGCGGACTTTGTTCACTTGCCCGTAAAGTTTGAAAGGGATGTGCCGTGA
- a CDS encoding TonB-dependent receptor: MFGKKVSVISLMVLAMFVTGSAIVKAENQEVILDNMAMDSPVIAEADSAMEEAVVEKKKEIAEFKMDQVVVTGTKSERVLSDVPIRTEIITAEDLALKGAVNLYEALDGVAGIRVEQQCSFCNFSQVRMQGLAGDHVQVLIDGQPIYSGLASIYGLQQIPASSVERIEVVKGASSALYGNKAISGVINVITKSPGKKPSMEISTSFGTDNTNLYALAASAKLNEQVDMLIAAQKDNGDIIDENNDLASDRVWSDNSSLGFRINVHELLGRDTLTFNGRNIKEARKGGELPNAFQNPFAEGSEHIYTDRVEAGVGYKKTFSNQSVCNFHATYTEHHRNATNDTFVGDYLEANGTYPGSADMNPYMADENFYVADINYGLPAKLGGEHFILGGVTLSHNYLKEGGMYVIVDDTVSDYGSPYMSTSTKEADDLGLYLQDEWGLLESLDLIIGGRYDMHQSKTVFSGGELLGLVERSLTYDENAFTPRVGLMFVPMESMKIRANVGQGFRVPFGFAEDLHLCSGSPRVFKGDDLKPEKSISYNMSVDYVGSWYSASANVFRTDLEGKVELADAPDGSSANTLRYDYIWENAGQAHTQGVELSGEMDVLRNLIVELDAAYTDAKHNEARGDWADHSVHGDKYLEDSKYISRVPQMTAGINVVYQPDNWKFSVDTDWIGSQYIDYNAEDDVASADSEIVKTDPYLMMTVSAAYTFDKLGLTLFAGAKNALNEIQTDKRPDDAAFMYKPYTGRILYGGAKFAF; this comes from the coding sequence ATGTTTGGTAAAAAAGTAAGTGTAATAAGTTTAATGGTTTTAGCCATGTTTGTGACAGGTAGTGCAATAGTCAAAGCTGAAAATCAGGAAGTGATTCTGGATAATATGGCAATGGATTCACCGGTTATTGCAGAGGCGGATTCTGCGATGGAAGAAGCAGTTGTTGAAAAGAAAAAAGAAATTGCTGAATTCAAAATGGATCAGGTGGTGGTAACCGGTACCAAGTCGGAACGTGTGTTGTCCGATGTTCCAATACGTACGGAAATTATTACTGCGGAAGATCTGGCGTTAAAAGGAGCGGTCAATTTATATGAAGCTTTAGATGGTGTGGCCGGTATCCGCGTTGAACAGCAATGTTCGTTTTGTAATTTTTCCCAGGTTCGTATGCAGGGATTGGCCGGGGATCATGTTCAGGTGCTTATCGACGGCCAGCCGATTTATTCAGGTCTGGCTTCGATTTACGGATTACAACAAATTCCGGCTTCCAGTGTAGAGCGGATTGAAGTTGTTAAGGGAGCCAGTTCAGCGCTTTATGGAAATAAGGCTATTTCAGGTGTGATTAATGTTATCACAAAAAGTCCTGGCAAAAAACCATCTATGGAAATTTCAACCAGCTTTGGCACGGATAATACCAATTTATACGCCTTGGCGGCATCAGCCAAATTGAACGAACAGGTGGATATGCTAATTGCAGCCCAGAAAGATAATGGAGATATTATTGATGAAAATAACGATTTGGCCTCTGACCGGGTATGGAGCGATAATTCCTCACTTGGTTTTCGCATTAATGTGCATGAGCTTTTAGGCAGGGATACTTTGACATTTAACGGACGTAACATTAAAGAAGCGCGCAAAGGCGGCGAACTGCCGAATGCCTTTCAGAATCCTTTTGCAGAAGGAAGTGAACATATTTATACCGACAGGGTGGAAGCAGGAGTCGGTTATAAAAAAACTTTTTCCAATCAAAGCGTGTGCAACTTTCATGCGACCTATACGGAACATCATCGTAATGCCACCAATGATACTTTTGTGGGTGATTATCTGGAAGCCAATGGAACCTATCCGGGCAGTGCTGATATGAATCCCTATATGGCGGATGAAAACTTTTATGTAGCGGATATTAATTATGGTTTGCCGGCTAAATTGGGCGGTGAACATTTTATTCTGGGCGGCGTGACCTTGTCGCATAATTATCTTAAAGAAGGCGGCATGTATGTGATTGTGGATGATACTGTTTCTGACTACGGTTCGCCCTATATGTCAACCAGCACTAAAGAAGCTGATGACCTGGGATTATACCTCCAGGATGAATGGGGTTTGTTGGAAAGTCTTGATTTGATTATTGGAGGACGCTATGACATGCATCAATCCAAAACCGTTTTTAGCGGTGGTGAATTGCTTGGGTTGGTGGAAAGATCTTTAACCTATGATGAAAATGCTTTTACACCGCGCGTCGGATTAATGTTTGTGCCGATGGAATCGATGAAAATACGCGCTAATGTTGGCCAGGGTTTTCGTGTGCCTTTTGGGTTTGCTGAAGATTTGCATCTTTGCAGCGGTTCGCCCCGTGTTTTCAAAGGAGACGATTTAAAACCGGAAAAATCCATTAGCTACAATATGAGTGTTGATTATGTTGGGTCCTGGTACTCAGCCAGTGCCAATGTTTTCAGGACTGATCTGGAAGGTAAAGTGGAGTTGGCGGATGCGCCTGACGGATCAAGCGCCAATACTCTGAGATATGATTACATCTGGGAAAATGCCGGTCAGGCTCATACCCAGGGAGTGGAGTTGTCCGGAGAAATGGATGTGCTGCGTAATCTGATAGTAGAACTGGATGCAGCATATACAGATGCCAAACACAATGAAGCGCGCGGTGATTGGGCGGATCATTCGGTGCATGGTGATAAATATTTAGAAGATAGTAAGTACATTTCCCGTGTGCCTCAGATGACAGCAGGGATCAACGTGGTTTACCAGCCGGATAACTGGAAGTTTTCAGTGGACACTGACTGGATAGGCAGTCAATACATTGATTACAATGCAGAAGACGATGTAGCGTCTGCTGACAGTGAAATCGTCAAAACCGATCCGTACCTCATGATGACTGTAAGTGCAGCCTATACTTTTGACAAACTGGGGCTGACCTTGTTTGCCGGAGCGAAAAACGCATTAAATGAAATACAAACCGATAAACGACCTGATGATGCGGCGTTTATGTATAAACCCTATACCGGGCGCATTCTGTACGGTGGGGCCAAGTTCGCCTTCTGA